One region of Streptomyces capillispiralis genomic DNA includes:
- a CDS encoding serine/threonine-protein kinase: MPDDVRRIAGRYELLEQFNHGGMGDIWRGYDAVLDRPVAVKLIRPQAVTSPHLAEEFEKRFRREARVTARIQHPGVPQVYDAVLDESYEQLFLVMELVDGVPLTAYVRPGQQPPLPLSWAVSVAAQVATVLSYAHDVPVVHRDLKPGNILVARDGTVKVLDFGIAAILRTDVTKLTATGSPIGTHQYMAPEQVRGARVTPRTDLYALGCVLHELLGGRPLFAGDSEWQLMMQHINAAPTPLRQLRSDVPEALEELVLHLLRKAPEARPADVQEVYERLRPYLPVPGEEPAPEAAGPAGAPDPTGIFRRPYAPRARTGTTGARPAEAAVAPDAPPAVPAAEREALREQIREVYAHYVALMEEERYAQATEVVDEMIEPAARALGSESRAVLRLRTWRAVSRQLAGDHRAALPEFEALADAYARVGGPSSEEALDSRAQAARCRGELGQVTEALAGLNGVLDAVRAIDGDVSENAVELRRDIGMLLLAQQRAAEAYDVLEPLHSDLCVVFGPDDELTAEVAETLAVIRLDLDGPGY, translated from the coding sequence GTGCCGGACGACGTACGACGGATCGCGGGACGCTACGAACTGCTGGAGCAGTTCAACCACGGCGGCATGGGGGACATCTGGCGCGGCTACGACGCCGTGCTGGACCGGCCGGTGGCCGTGAAGCTGATCCGGCCGCAGGCGGTGACGTCCCCGCACCTGGCGGAGGAGTTCGAGAAACGCTTCCGGCGCGAGGCGCGCGTCACCGCGCGGATCCAGCACCCGGGCGTCCCGCAGGTGTACGACGCGGTACTGGACGAGTCGTACGAGCAGCTGTTCCTCGTCATGGAGCTGGTCGACGGCGTCCCGCTGACCGCGTACGTGCGCCCCGGCCAGCAGCCGCCCCTCCCCCTCAGCTGGGCGGTGTCCGTGGCGGCCCAGGTGGCGACCGTGCTGTCGTACGCGCACGACGTGCCCGTCGTCCACCGTGACCTGAAGCCGGGCAACATTCTCGTCGCCCGGGACGGCACGGTGAAGGTGCTGGACTTCGGCATCGCGGCAATCCTGCGCACGGACGTCACCAAGCTGACGGCGACCGGCAGTCCGATCGGGACACACCAGTACATGGCACCGGAGCAGGTGCGCGGCGCCCGGGTCACGCCCCGCACCGACCTGTACGCGCTCGGCTGCGTCCTGCACGAACTGCTCGGCGGGCGACCGCTGTTCGCCGGGGACAGCGAGTGGCAGCTGATGATGCAGCACATCAACGCGGCACCGACACCGCTGCGGCAACTGCGCTCCGACGTGCCCGAAGCGCTGGAGGAACTCGTCCTGCACCTGCTCCGCAAGGCGCCCGAGGCGCGTCCGGCGGACGTGCAGGAGGTGTACGAGCGGCTGCGGCCGTATCTGCCGGTACCCGGCGAGGAACCCGCGCCGGAAGCGGCGGGTCCCGCCGGGGCGCCCGACCCGACGGGGATCTTCCGGCGTCCGTACGCACCCCGGGCGCGCACCGGCACCACGGGCGCGCGGCCCGCCGAGGCAGCCGTGGCACCGGACGCGCCGCCCGCCGTCCCAGCGGCCGAGCGGGAGGCGCTGCGGGAGCAGATCCGCGAGGTGTACGCGCACTACGTCGCCCTCATGGAAGAGGAGCGGTACGCGCAGGCCACCGAGGTGGTGGACGAGATGATCGAGCCGGCCGCACGCGCCCTGGGCTCGGAGAGCAGGGCGGTCCTGCGGCTGCGCACCTGGCGGGCGGTGAGCCGGCAGCTGGCCGGTGACCACCGGGCGGCGCTGCCCGAGTTCGAGGCGCTCGCCGACGCCTACGCGCGCGTCGGCGGCCCGAGCAGCGAGGAAGCCCTGGACAGCCGCGCCCAGGCCGCCCGCTGTCGTGGGGAACTCGGCCAGGTCACCGAGGCACTGGCCGGACTGAACGGCGTACTGGACGCCGTACGCGCGATCGACGGCGACGTGAGCGAGAACGCGGTGGAGCTGCGGCGCGACATCGGCATGCTGCTGCTGGCGCAGCAAAGGGCGGCGGAGGCGTACGACGTGCTGGAGCCGCTGCACTCGGACCTGTGCGTGGTGTTCGGCCCGGACGACGAGCTGACGGCCGAGGTGGCGGAGACCCTGGCCGTGATCCGCCTCGATCTGGATGGTCCTGGCTACTGA
- a CDS encoding type I restriction endonuclease subunit R — protein MSPVHDESSFGSAIVAALCERGWREASPEDYQADLGLDTNELFTFISATQADEWYELVTVYGGDTNEAQRGFAQRLDRAIADDGLLHVLRNGVKDRGVRLRVAYFKPNLISADSVLDGYRANRLTVVRELRYATKQADWGHELDLTLFLNGIPVATAELKNPLTRQGVEDAKEQYRMKRDPTELIFTRRVIANFAVDPDLVFVTTQLRGKNTQFLPFNTGSNGPGQPGGSGNPAPTSHGTYATSYLWEQVWERDNWLDLLQRFVHQQKDKTPGGGTTKKTIFPRFHQWDVVKKLTAHASVHGAGQNYLVMASAGSGKSNTIGWLAHRLSDLHARTDPSVLRPDALAEGRIKPGEPVFDKVIVITDRRALDAQLSATVGSFSQTDGLVVKVDEKHGAKSEQLARALSRDTGKIVTVTLHSFPALLDYIKRNPTEIKGTRFAIIVDEAHSSQSGDAATAVKAALRDLGLDADSDDEGATTVTVDDQLKAKAVARSRAANLSYFAFTATPKSKTLELFGTAGVENGKTVYRPFHTYSMRQAIEEGFILDPLRNYVTYNTYWKLANLNRDEKEVDPSRANSQLARFALMHEHTVSQHATVIVEHFLAHTRGRLGGRAKAMVVTASRHSAVQMARAIRSYIADREYDTKYPDLGVLVAISGTLTIDGEETTEVKENGGISEAALPKAFGYTRADDKAAKAGGKGQQEYRILVVAEKYQTGFDQPLLTTMYVNKTLTGIAAVQTLSRLNRTAERKSQADLAVLDFVNEAEDIKEAFRPYFEEAHTLPSDPNLLYTAQSRVMSAPIISEQDMDEFVAAYLEAERKAGGVQSTWEKLHAELYRLLSPAVARFTALLESEEEDDIETAEEFRANLNDYVRKYGFLAQIVPYRDAELERLHLYGRHLLNRLPRLADGGVDIGEVDLSHLRVEKTGEHDVSLNPEGPAELKGFGDGAGGAKDADKSLLSELIERFNSKFGTEFTEEDVLPAFNATKKDPKVRAAAVVNDEENFGIVFDKKFEENMMDHVSTIDTLGKRYFGTDRDFKSNLDRSARRAAWRMIRREEGLDDF, from the coding sequence ATGAGCCCCGTACACGACGAGTCCTCCTTCGGGTCCGCCATCGTTGCCGCCCTTTGCGAGCGAGGCTGGCGGGAGGCGAGCCCGGAAGACTACCAGGCCGATCTTGGGCTCGACACCAACGAGTTGTTCACCTTCATCAGTGCAACCCAAGCCGACGAATGGTATGAGCTGGTCACCGTCTACGGCGGCGACACCAACGAAGCCCAGCGCGGTTTCGCTCAGCGGCTCGACCGGGCCATCGCCGATGACGGGCTGCTCCATGTCCTCCGGAATGGTGTCAAGGACCGAGGTGTGCGACTCCGCGTCGCCTACTTCAAGCCCAACCTCATCTCCGCCGACTCCGTTCTCGACGGCTACCGGGCCAACCGTCTCACCGTTGTTCGCGAGCTGCGGTATGCCACCAAGCAGGCCGACTGGGGACATGAGCTCGATCTAACTTTGTTCCTCAACGGCATCCCGGTCGCCACGGCCGAGTTGAAAAACCCGCTGACCAGGCAGGGCGTCGAGGACGCCAAAGAGCAGTACCGAATGAAACGCGACCCGACCGAGCTGATCTTCACGCGGCGGGTCATCGCGAACTTCGCCGTGGACCCGGACCTGGTCTTCGTCACCACGCAATTGCGAGGCAAGAACACCCAGTTCCTGCCCTTCAACACCGGCTCGAACGGCCCCGGCCAGCCCGGCGGATCCGGCAACCCTGCCCCCACGTCCCATGGCACGTACGCCACCTCCTACCTCTGGGAACAGGTCTGGGAGCGGGACAACTGGCTCGACCTCCTCCAGCGTTTCGTGCACCAGCAGAAGGACAAGACGCCCGGCGGAGGCACCACCAAGAAGACGATCTTCCCCCGCTTCCACCAGTGGGACGTCGTCAAGAAGCTCACCGCGCACGCGTCCGTGCACGGCGCCGGCCAGAACTACCTCGTCATGGCCTCCGCCGGCTCGGGCAAGTCGAACACCATCGGCTGGCTCGCCCACCGTCTCAGCGACCTCCACGCCCGCACCGACCCGAGTGTCCTGCGGCCCGATGCCCTCGCCGAGGGACGGATCAAGCCGGGCGAGCCCGTCTTCGACAAGGTCATCGTCATCACCGACCGTCGTGCCCTGGACGCGCAGCTCTCGGCGACGGTCGGCAGCTTCTCGCAGACGGACGGCCTGGTCGTGAAGGTCGACGAGAAGCACGGCGCCAAGAGCGAGCAGCTCGCCCGTGCCCTCTCCCGGGACACCGGGAAGATCGTCACGGTCACCCTGCACTCGTTCCCGGCGCTGCTGGACTACATCAAGCGCAACCCCACCGAGATCAAGGGCACCCGCTTCGCGATCATCGTCGACGAGGCGCACTCCTCCCAGTCCGGTGACGCCGCCACCGCCGTGAAGGCCGCCCTGCGCGACCTCGGCCTGGACGCCGACTCGGACGACGAGGGCGCGACCACAGTGACTGTGGACGACCAACTCAAGGCGAAGGCGGTCGCGCGCTCCCGCGCCGCCAACCTCTCCTACTTCGCCTTCACGGCGACACCCAAGTCGAAGACCCTCGAACTCTTCGGCACGGCAGGCGTCGAGAACGGCAAGACCGTCTACCGCCCCTTCCACACGTACTCCATGCGCCAGGCCATTGAGGAAGGCTTCATCCTCGACCCCCTGCGCAACTACGTCACCTACAACACTTATTGGAAGCTCGCGAACCTCAACCGCGATGAGAAGGAGGTCGACCCCTCCAGGGCGAACAGCCAGCTCGCCCGGTTCGCCCTCATGCACGAGCACACCGTGTCCCAGCACGCCACGGTGATCGTCGAGCACTTCCTCGCCCACACCCGCGGTCGGCTCGGCGGACGGGCCAAGGCCATGGTGGTCACGGCCTCCCGTCACTCCGCCGTGCAGATGGCGCGTGCCATCCGCAGTTACATCGCGGACCGCGAGTACGACACCAAGTACCCGGACCTCGGCGTACTCGTCGCGATCTCCGGCACCCTCACCATCGACGGTGAGGAGACCACCGAGGTCAAGGAGAACGGCGGTATCTCCGAGGCCGCGCTGCCAAAGGCCTTCGGCTACACGCGTGCCGACGACAAGGCCGCGAAGGCCGGCGGCAAGGGGCAGCAGGAGTACCGGATCCTGGTCGTCGCCGAGAAGTACCAAACCGGCTTCGACCAGCCACTCCTCACCACCATGTACGTCAACAAGACCCTGACCGGCATCGCCGCCGTGCAGACCCTCTCCCGCCTCAACCGCACCGCCGAACGCAAGTCCCAGGCAGATCTCGCCGTCCTGGACTTCGTCAACGAGGCCGAGGACATCAAGGAAGCATTCCGCCCCTACTTCGAGGAGGCGCACACCCTGCCCTCCGACCCGAACCTCCTCTACACGGCTCAGAGCCGCGTCATGTCCGCACCGATCATCTCGGAGCAGGACATGGACGAGTTCGTTGCCGCGTACCTGGAAGCGGAGAGGAAGGCGGGTGGCGTCCAGTCCACGTGGGAGAAGCTGCACGCGGAGTTGTACCGGCTCCTCTCCCCCGCCGTCGCCCGCTTCACCGCCCTTCTGGAGAGTGAGGAGGAGGACGACATCGAGACGGCCGAGGAGTTCCGCGCCAACCTCAACGACTACGTCCGCAAGTACGGCTTTCTCGCGCAGATCGTCCCCTACCGCGACGCCGAGTTGGAGCGCCTGCACCTCTACGGGCGCCACCTGCTCAATCGGCTCCCCCGCCTCGCGGACGGCGGAGTCGACATAGGCGAGGTGGACCTCAGTCACCTGCGCGTCGAGAAGACCGGCGAGCACGACGTGTCCCTCAACCCCGAAGGTCCCGCCGAGCTCAAGGGCTTCGGTGACGGGGCGGGTGGCGCGAAGGACGCGGACAAGTCGCTGCTGTCCGAGCTGATCGAGAGGTTCAACTCCAAGTTCGGTACGGAGTTCACCGAGGAGGACGTCCTCCCCGCCTTCAACGCGACGAAGAAGGACCCGAAGGTCCGTGCTGCCGCCGTCGTCAATGACGAAGAGAACTTCGGGATCGTCTTCGACAAGAAGTTCGAGGAGAACATGATGGATCATGTCTCCACCATCGACACCCTCGGCAAGCGGTACTTCGGTACGGACCGGGACTTCAAGTCCAACCTTGACCGCAGCGCTCGCCGCGCGGCCTGGCGGATGATCCGCCGAGAGGAAGGGTTGGACGACTTCTGA
- a CDS encoding restriction endonuclease subunit S: MSQGRITTQNMIRARLSDLPLHRAPLLDEGEILVVRSGALTGDSARIPAKWSGSAPGYDLRVTPDNSIDSRYLAYCLLSRPVIDQMKLASSRAAQPHLNAEELGDTKIPVQRLEDQRRIADYLDAELTKLDDLANKKRRLVRLLNERIDSRILQHVGESEIVRSDGGSPTLPIRRVLMKVTRSAVAGSGVITAYRDGQVTERGARRSEGYTMSASTEPLGQHVHVGDVVVHGLDGFAGAIGTSEAYGNCSPVYHVCTPRNGGDSWFIGRLLRLLALQGYLGNFATSTRERAVDFRNWDLFGRIPIPVVANTEQREIGEWITQLRPLRTAIERSEALTAERRHALITAAVTGEVDIAAASGRNVTEGVTV; this comes from the coding sequence GTGTCGCAAGGGAGAATCACTACACAAAATATGATCCGTGCCCGCCTCTCCGACCTTCCACTGCATAGGGCACCTCTTCTCGACGAAGGGGAGATCCTTGTCGTCCGGAGCGGCGCACTCACTGGTGACTCGGCTCGAATCCCAGCAAAGTGGAGCGGTAGCGCCCCAGGGTATGACCTGCGAGTAACACCCGACAACTCGATCGATTCTCGATACTTGGCCTATTGCCTCCTAAGCAGGCCAGTTATCGATCAGATGAAGCTAGCCAGCAGTCGCGCAGCTCAGCCTCACCTAAATGCGGAGGAGCTTGGCGACACCAAAATCCCTGTGCAGCGCTTGGAGGATCAGCGTCGAATCGCTGATTACCTAGACGCCGAGTTGACCAAGCTTGACGACCTAGCCAACAAAAAGCGCCGTCTAGTCAGGCTACTCAACGAGCGCATCGATAGCCGCATCCTTCAGCACGTTGGTGAGAGCGAGATCGTTCGATCTGACGGCGGCTCACCGACGCTCCCTATTCGCAGAGTTTTGATGAAGGTGACACGCTCAGCCGTTGCCGGTTCAGGCGTTATCACTGCATACCGAGATGGCCAGGTGACAGAACGCGGGGCACGTCGCTCCGAGGGCTATACCATGTCAGCGTCCACAGAACCTCTTGGCCAACACGTACATGTCGGCGATGTAGTGGTACATGGCCTTGACGGCTTCGCGGGAGCCATAGGCACATCGGAAGCGTACGGTAACTGCAGTCCGGTTTACCACGTATGTACGCCAAGGAATGGTGGGGACTCCTGGTTCATCGGCCGCCTCCTACGACTGCTTGCCCTTCAGGGATATCTGGGAAACTTCGCGACAAGCACTCGGGAAAGAGCCGTCGACTTCCGAAACTGGGACCTTTTTGGCCGAATTCCTATTCCCGTTGTAGCGAATACTGAGCAGCGCGAGATCGGAGAATGGATCACTCAGTTGCGCCCTTTGCGCACGGCTATCGAGCGCTCTGAAGCGCTCACCGCAGAGCGTCGCCATGCTCTTATCACTGCTGCCGTGACCGGCGAGGTTGACATAGCCGCCGCCAGCGGCCGCAACGTAACCGAGGGAGTCACCGTATGA
- a CDS encoding ATP-binding protein: protein MNVTQSPLTVHQFSMRFTSTPRGARLARRMCEHCLDAWGVPYDSDAHETVTLVAAELCANAVRHGHVAGRDFHVRITATPATRTVRIEVTDTRDERLPQRPTTPPQDGESGRGLLLVAALADRWGCSPRAGGGPGKTVWAECTAYPA, encoded by the coding sequence ATGAACGTCACACAATCACCCCTCACGGTGCACCAGTTCTCGATGCGCTTCACCTCCACCCCGCGCGGCGCCCGCCTCGCCCGGCGCATGTGCGAGCACTGTCTGGACGCCTGGGGCGTGCCGTACGACAGCGACGCGCACGAGACCGTCACGCTCGTCGCCGCGGAGCTGTGCGCCAACGCCGTGCGGCACGGGCACGTCGCCGGCCGCGACTTCCACGTACGCATCACGGCCACCCCGGCCACCCGCACCGTACGGATCGAGGTCACCGACACCCGGGACGAGCGGCTCCCCCAACGCCCCACCACGCCACCGCAGGACGGCGAGAGCGGGCGCGGCCTGCTGCTCGTGGCCGCCCTCGCCGACCGCTGGGGCTGCTCGCCGCGTGCCGGAGGCGGACCGGGCAAGACCGTCTGGGCGGAGTGCACCGCTTACCCCGCCTGA
- a CDS encoding helix-turn-helix domain-containing protein: MTEVRDEETVRQQRRPEDEPGTGVVTAFGRQLKLLRTRAGMERAEFGKRVGYSADSVASIEQGRRIPQASFIDKADEVLGVGGVLRALKDEVAKAQYPAMFRDMARLEARATALNLYAVYAVPGLLQTEGYARAVFHMQRPLLEDDVIEQRLEARMVRQEIFLRRPAPLMSFVIEEAVLRRPIGGGKVMREALEHILATGQSRNVEVQVMPIAREDNAALSGPFTLIDTDKGQRVAYAEVQDHSRIYTDTAYVRTLEARYGILRSQALTPSESAAFIKQLMGET; the protein is encoded by the coding sequence GTGACCGAGGTGCGGGACGAGGAGACGGTACGGCAGCAGCGGCGGCCGGAGGACGAGCCCGGGACGGGTGTGGTGACCGCGTTCGGACGGCAGCTGAAGCTGCTGCGGACGCGGGCGGGGATGGAGCGGGCGGAGTTCGGGAAACGGGTGGGGTACTCGGCGGACTCGGTGGCTTCGATTGAGCAGGGGAGGCGGATTCCGCAGGCTTCGTTCATCGACAAGGCGGATGAGGTGCTGGGGGTGGGCGGTGTTCTCCGAGCCCTGAAGGACGAGGTGGCGAAGGCTCAGTACCCGGCCATGTTCCGGGATATGGCGCGGCTTGAGGCCCGAGCTACCGCCCTGAACCTGTACGCCGTGTATGCCGTGCCTGGTCTGTTGCAGACCGAGGGTTACGCACGGGCGGTCTTCCACATGCAACGGCCGCTGCTAGAGGACGACGTGATCGAGCAGCGACTTGAGGCGCGCATGGTGCGTCAGGAGATCTTCCTGCGCCGCCCTGCCCCCTTGATGAGTTTCGTGATCGAGGAGGCCGTTCTGAGGAGGCCGATCGGTGGGGGGAAGGTGATGCGCGAGGCGTTGGAGCACATCCTCGCCACGGGCCAGTCCAGGAATGTGGAAGTGCAGGTCATGCCGATCGCACGGGAAGACAACGCCGCCTTGAGCGGGCCGTTCACATTGATCGACACCGACAAGGGGCAGCGGGTCGCGTACGCAGAGGTACAGGATCACAGCCGCATCTATACCGACACCGCCTATGTGCGGACGCTGGAAGCTCGCTATGGCATCCTCCGATCACAGGCCCTGACACCGAGCGAGTCAGCGGCGTTCATCAAGCAACTGATGGGAGAGACATGA
- a CDS encoding type I restriction-modification system subunit M, whose amino-acid sequence MNSSKHTELANHAWSVADLLRGDYKQSDYGKVILPFTVLRRLECVLEPTREKVAEIAEQHEDSGIDPDRFLRRASGHSFYNRTGLTLKKIAGDPKNAAQNLLVYVGAFSDNARGVLERFEFAQQIKRLDDADLLYKVIGRFTDLDLRPEVVPNHNMGYIFEELIRRFAEQSNETAGEHFTPREVIQLMVRLLVAPDGDALQLPGAVRTVLDPACGTGGMLSAMDDLITELNPDATVEVYGQELNPESWAICRSDLMIKGQDPENIAFGNSFSDDGHARKTFDYMLANPPFGVEWKKVKDEVEHEHKALGEAGRFGAGLPKVSDGSLLFLQHMISKMKPVDVNGGGGSRLAIVFNGSPLFTGAAGSGESEIRRWLLENDWLEGIVALPDQLFYNTGISTYFWILTNRKSPDHKGKVVLLDARDQWQKMRKSLGDKRKQLGSDHIATVVKLYGEALAVVDDPEHPLHGKVKVFRNEDFGYQRITVERPLKLRFKVTEEALAALEASKTIQKMPQAMALANAFKSVMGSSWSTKQEAWLALKDAVVQAGETWPTGAPFNKALRDVIGVRDPEGEVQLIAGKPEPDAELRDYENVPLGQDVKEYLQREVHPHMPDAWVDNSKTKIGYDIPVTRHFYQYEPPRPLADIDAELQDLEAQIQQLLGEVTK is encoded by the coding sequence TTGAACAGCAGTAAGCACACGGAGTTGGCGAACCACGCGTGGTCCGTCGCCGACCTCCTGCGGGGGGACTACAAGCAGTCCGACTACGGCAAGGTCATCCTGCCGTTCACGGTGCTGCGGCGACTGGAGTGCGTGCTGGAGCCGACCCGCGAGAAGGTCGCGGAGATCGCGGAGCAGCACGAGGACAGCGGCATCGACCCGGACCGCTTCCTGCGGCGGGCCTCGGGCCACTCCTTCTACAACAGGACCGGCCTCACCCTGAAGAAGATCGCCGGAGACCCGAAGAACGCGGCGCAGAACCTCCTGGTGTACGTGGGGGCGTTTTCCGACAACGCGCGGGGTGTGCTGGAGCGCTTCGAGTTCGCGCAGCAGATCAAGCGGCTGGACGACGCCGATCTGCTCTACAAGGTCATCGGCAGGTTCACAGACCTGGACCTGCGTCCCGAGGTCGTGCCCAACCACAACATGGGCTACATCTTCGAGGAGCTGATCCGCCGGTTCGCCGAGCAGTCGAACGAGACGGCCGGTGAGCACTTCACGCCGCGTGAGGTCATCCAGCTGATGGTGCGGCTGCTGGTCGCGCCGGACGGTGACGCACTCCAGCTTCCGGGTGCGGTGCGTACGGTCTTGGACCCGGCCTGCGGTACGGGCGGCATGCTCTCCGCGATGGACGACCTCATCACCGAGCTGAACCCGGACGCCACGGTGGAGGTGTACGGGCAGGAGCTCAACCCCGAGTCGTGGGCGATCTGCCGGTCAGACCTGATGATCAAGGGGCAGGACCCGGAGAACATCGCCTTCGGCAACTCCTTCTCCGACGACGGGCACGCCCGCAAGACCTTCGACTACATGCTGGCCAACCCGCCGTTCGGCGTGGAGTGGAAGAAGGTCAAGGACGAGGTCGAGCACGAGCACAAGGCGCTGGGCGAGGCCGGCCGGTTCGGGGCGGGGCTGCCCAAGGTTAGTGACGGCTCACTGCTGTTTCTTCAACACATGATCTCCAAGATGAAGCCCGTGGACGTGAACGGCGGAGGTGGCTCACGGCTCGCGATCGTCTTCAATGGCTCACCGCTGTTCACAGGTGCTGCGGGATCGGGTGAGTCGGAGATCCGGCGCTGGCTCCTGGAGAACGACTGGCTGGAGGGCATCGTTGCCCTACCGGACCAGCTGTTTTACAACACCGGCATCTCGACGTACTTCTGGATCCTGACGAACAGGAAGAGCCCGGACCACAAGGGCAAGGTCGTACTGCTGGACGCGCGCGACCAGTGGCAGAAGATGCGGAAGTCGCTGGGCGACAAGCGCAAGCAACTGGGCTCGGACCACATTGCGACAGTGGTCAAGCTGTACGGCGAGGCACTGGCAGTGGTGGACGATCCGGAGCACCCGCTACACGGCAAGGTAAAGGTCTTCCGTAACGAGGACTTCGGCTACCAGCGGATCACGGTGGAGCGGCCGTTGAAGCTGCGATTCAAAGTGACGGAGGAGGCGCTGGCCGCGCTGGAAGCGTCGAAGACGATCCAGAAAATGCCGCAGGCTATGGCGCTAGCGAACGCGTTCAAATCCGTGATGGGCTCAAGTTGGAGCACAAAGCAGGAGGCTTGGCTCGCGCTGAAGGATGCGGTGGTGCAGGCTGGCGAAACATGGCCGACTGGGGCTCCCTTCAACAAGGCACTGCGGGATGTGATCGGGGTACGGGATCCAGAGGGCGAGGTACAGCTCATTGCAGGCAAACCCGAGCCGGATGCCGAGCTTCGAGACTACGAGAATGTGCCGCTGGGCCAGGACGTCAAGGAGTACCTGCAGCGAGAAGTTCACCCGCACATGCCGGACGCTTGGGTCGACAACAGTAAAACGAAAATCGGATACGACATTCCCGTAACGCGTCATTTTTACCAGTATGAACCACCGCGACCGTTGGCAGATATCGATGCCGAGTTGCAGGATCTCGAGGCGCAGATTCAGCAGCTCCTGGGGGAGGTTACGAAGTGA
- a CDS encoding DUF397 domain-containing protein, with product MSVQHSKAAVPEAAWVKSSYSTGNGGECLEVAALPGAVLVRDSKRPTMAKLAIGPAAWDDFLRMAAGR from the coding sequence ATGAGCGTGCAGCACAGCAAGGCGGCTGTGCCCGAGGCCGCTTGGGTCAAGAGCAGCTACAGCACCGGCAATGGCGGCGAGTGCCTGGAGGTTGCCGCGCTCCCGGGAGCTGTCCTCGTCAGGGACTCGAAACGGCCCACGATGGCCAAGCTTGCGATAGGCCCCGCCGCTTGGGACGACTTCCTGCGGATGGCCGCAGGGCGGTGA